From Cataglyphis hispanica isolate Lineage 1 chromosome 3, ULB_Chis1_1.0, whole genome shotgun sequence, a single genomic window includes:
- the LOC126859295 gene encoding 40S ribosomal protein S5 produces the protein MDDKEAYDDMVVATTNTLPVAMPAELPEIKLFGRWNCDDVQVNDMSLQDYIAVKEKNAKYLPHSAGRYAAKRFRKAQCPIVERLTNSLMMHGRNNGKKLMAVRIVKHAFEIIHLLTGENPLQVLVTAIINSGPREDSTRIGRAGTVRRQAVDVSPLRRVNQAIWLLCTGAREAAFRNIKTIGECLADELINAAKGSSNSYAIKKKDELERVAKSNR, from the exons ATGGATGACAAAGAAGCATATGATGATATGGTGGTGGCAACCACAAATACATTGCCAGTAGCCATGCCGGCCGAACTACCCGAGATCAAATTGTTCGGACGCTGGAATTGCGACGATGTACAAGTAAATGACATGTCTCTACAGGATTACATCGCTGTCAAAGAGAAGAATGCAAAATACCTTCCACATTCAGCAGGACGTTATGCAGCAAAACGTTTCCGAAAAGCTCAATGTCCGATTGTGGAACGTCTTACAAACTCTCTTATGATGCATGGCAGAAACAACGGAAAGAAATTAATGGCTGTGCGAATTGTTAAACATGCCTTTGAAATCATTCATCTTCTCACTGGTGAGAACCCTTTGCAG GTTCTTGTCACAGCCATTATCAACTCTGGGCCAAGGGAAGACTCCACGCGTATTGGACGCGCTGGTACTGTAAGAAGACAAGCTGTGGACGTATCTCCATTACGTCGCGTTAATCAAGCTATTTGGTTGTTGTGTACTGGTGCGAGAGAAGCCGCATTCCGCAACATCAAAACGATCGGCGAATGTTTAGCTGATGAACTTATCAACGCCGCTAAAGGTTCATCGAATTCTTACGCGATTAAGAAGAAAGATGAATTGGAGCGTGTTGCTAAGTCTAATCGATAA
- the LOC126859314 gene encoding NADH dehydrogenase [ubiquinone] 1 alpha subcomplex subunit 5, giving the protein MAGVIKKSTYLKGLAVCAKPHLELTPLYNRILRVLEKFPKDYAYRKETEKLVKNRLKIVKETADIQAIEDKIGCGQVEELIIQAKNEISLAEKMLVWKPWEKLTQEAPPNQWTWPPHK; this is encoded by the exons ATGGCAGGTGTGATCAAAaag TCTACATATCTAAAGGGATTGGCTGTGTGTGCAAAGCCTCATTTAGAATTAACTCCATTGTACAATAGAATTTTGCGAGTGTTAGAGAAATTTCCCAAGGATTATGCCTATCGAAAAGAAACAGAGAAGCTTGTCAAAAATAGATTGAAGATCGTGAAAGAG ACTGCGGATATACAAGCTATAGAAGACAAGATAGGCTGTGGACAAGTAGAGGAACTTATAATACAAGCAAAGAATGAGATTTCATTGGCAGAAAAGATGTTAGTGTGGAAACCGTGGGAAAAATTAACGCAGGAAGCACCACCAAATCAGTGGACATGGCCACCGCATAAGTAA